One Podarcis muralis chromosome Z, rPodMur119.hap1.1, whole genome shotgun sequence DNA segment encodes these proteins:
- the TIMM8A gene encoding mitochondrial import inner membrane translocase subunit Tim8 A produces MDPSSAAGDLGAAVNDPQLQHFIEVETQKQRFQQLVHQMTELCWEKCMDKPGPKLDSRAETCFVNCVERFIDTSQFILNRLEQTQKSKSPFSENLSD; encoded by the exons ATGGACCCTTCGTCCGCCGCGGGAGACTTGGGGGCGGCCGTCAACGACCCGCAGCTGCAGCACTTCATTGAGGTGGAGACGCAGAAGCAGCGCTTCCAGCAGCTCGTGCACCAGATGACGGAGCTCTGCTGG GAGAAATGCATGGACAAGCCTGGCCCCAAGTTGGACAGCCGCGCAGAGACCTGCTTTGTGAACTGTGTGGAGCGCTTCATTGACACCAGTCAGTTCATTCTCAACCGACTGGAGCAGACACAGAAATCCAAGTCGCCCTTCTCCGAAAACCTCTCTGACTGA